One genomic region from Neisseria weaveri encodes:
- a CDS encoding DNA translocase FtsK, whose translation MIKKPPKNATKAKAGAPAQKSGTNPSAEKPQRQRKTNLEAVSMPARKKQRSPHIAALINDTLWAFGLIATVYTALSLASFTMSDPAWSRSVAAEGDAMNLGGLLGAYLADVGYYLFGFSFWWLIAVAAVLLFKSFRYRKDEERKPYNYTIAGVALLILLICSPIIESLYFQSELIDSLPVGAGGLIGLFIGSKLVWLLGSSGTLMIMSAFLLLALSLLTQVSWLDLLEKTGSLIESLWRKTVRKETTALTAIPDTKTTRRMVREAKNITAEPAPELPGSSSNRKNVSVSIAPPPAPVQPALFDDNGNAAEPPPAGEYTKPAVGLLRLPQGEPPVINPEKLQQTAERIEAKLAEFGIGVQVVSATSGPVITRFEIEPAQGVKGSHIVNLSKDLARSMSLQAVRVVETIAGKNTMGIELPNERRQDVMLSEILSSPVFTNAKSKLTVALGKDIAGVPMVGDLAKMPHLLVAGMTGSGKSVGVNGMIMSLLFKATPDEVRFIMIDPKMLELSIYDGIPHLLCPVVTDMREAGQALNWCVAEMEKRYRLLSHAGVRNLEGFNQKVADAQAAGKPLLNPFSLNPDAPEPLEKLPYIVVVIDELADLMMTERKSVEQQIARLAQKARAAGIHLIIATQRPSVDVITGLIKANIPTRMAFTVQSKIDSRTILDQMGAEELLKYGDSLFLQPGNAEPTRIQGAFVSDDEVHQIVAHVKRQAPARYIEGLLSGEAAMETTNAVNPNGNSDELFDQAVAFVLDTRKTSISSLQRHLRVGYNRAANLMEALEQAGVVSPADVGGSRKILAQKDNL comes from the coding sequence ATGATTAAAAAACCACCTAAAAACGCAACAAAAGCCAAAGCGGGCGCGCCCGCACAAAAATCCGGCACCAATCCGTCCGCAGAAAAACCGCAGCGTCAGCGCAAAACCAATTTGGAAGCGGTTTCCATGCCTGCCCGTAAAAAACAGCGTTCCCCCCATATCGCCGCACTCATCAACGATACCTTATGGGCATTCGGATTAATCGCTACCGTTTATACCGCCCTGTCTTTGGCAAGCTTTACCATGAGCGATCCGGCGTGGTCGCGCAGCGTCGCAGCCGAAGGCGATGCCATGAATCTCGGCGGCTTATTGGGCGCGTATCTGGCCGATGTCGGCTATTATCTGTTCGGCTTTTCCTTTTGGTGGCTGATTGCCGTCGCAGCCGTGTTGCTTTTTAAGAGCTTCCGCTACCGCAAAGACGAAGAACGCAAACCTTACAACTACACCATTGCCGGTGTGGCATTACTGATTTTGCTGATTTGCAGCCCGATTATCGAAAGCCTGTATTTCCAATCCGAACTGATTGATTCCCTGCCGGTCGGTGCAGGCGGGCTGATCGGTCTGTTTATCGGCTCCAAACTCGTGTGGCTGCTCGGTTCTTCCGGCACGCTGATGATTATGTCGGCGTTTCTGCTGCTGGCTTTATCGTTGCTGACCCAAGTTTCCTGGCTGGATCTGTTGGAAAAAACCGGCTCGCTGATCGAATCGTTGTGGCGTAAAACCGTACGCAAAGAAACAACCGCCCTCACCGCCATACCCGATACCAAAACGACCCGCCGCATGGTCAGGGAGGCCAAAAACATTACCGCCGAACCGGCTCCGGAATTGCCGGGCAGCTCAAGCAACCGTAAAAATGTTTCCGTATCCATTGCTCCGCCGCCCGCACCTGTCCAACCCGCTCTGTTTGACGACAACGGAAACGCTGCCGAACCGCCTCCTGCCGGCGAATACACCAAGCCTGCCGTCGGCCTGCTGCGCCTTCCGCAAGGCGAACCGCCTGTCATCAATCCTGAAAAGCTGCAGCAAACTGCAGAACGGATTGAAGCCAAACTGGCAGAGTTCGGTATCGGCGTACAAGTGGTTTCTGCCACTTCCGGGCCGGTGATTACCCGTTTCGAAATCGAACCCGCGCAAGGCGTAAAAGGCAGCCACATCGTAAACCTGTCTAAAGATTTAGCCCGTTCCATGTCGCTTCAGGCCGTCCGCGTCGTCGAAACCATCGCGGGCAAAAATACTATGGGTATCGAACTGCCGAATGAGCGCCGTCAAGACGTCATGTTGAGCGAAATTCTGTCTTCGCCCGTCTTCACCAACGCCAAATCCAAATTGACGGTGGCACTCGGCAAAGACATTGCCGGTGTACCGATGGTCGGCGATTTGGCAAAAATGCCGCATTTACTGGTGGCCGGTATGACCGGTTCGGGCAAATCCGTCGGCGTCAACGGCATGATTATGTCGCTGCTGTTTAAAGCCACACCCGATGAAGTGCGCTTTATCATGATCGACCCGAAAATGCTGGAGTTAAGCATTTACGACGGCATTCCGCACCTGCTCTGCCCGGTGGTAACCGATATGCGCGAAGCCGGTCAGGCCTTGAATTGGTGTGTGGCCGAAATGGAAAAACGCTACCGCCTGCTTTCCCATGCCGGTGTGCGCAATCTGGAAGGCTTCAATCAAAAAGTAGCCGACGCACAAGCCGCAGGCAAACCGCTGCTCAATCCGTTCAGTCTCAATCCGGACGCACCCGAGCCTCTGGAAAAACTGCCTTATATCGTGGTAGTAATCGACGAATTGGCGGATTTGATGATGACCGAACGCAAATCGGTAGAACAGCAAATCGCCCGACTGGCACAAAAAGCCCGTGCCGCAGGCATCCATCTGATTATCGCTACCCAACGCCCCAGTGTAGATGTGATTACCGGCCTGATCAAAGCCAATATCCCGACGCGCATGGCATTTACCGTGCAAAGCAAAATCGACAGCCGCACGATTCTCGACCAAATGGGTGCGGAAGAGCTGCTGAAATACGGCGATTCACTGTTTTTACAGCCCGGCAATGCCGAGCCGACACGTATTCAGGGCGCATTTGTTTCCGATGACGAAGTTCATCAAATCGTGGCACACGTCAAGCGCCAAGCACCGGCACGATATATCGAAGGGCTGCTCAGCGGCGAAGCGGCAATGGAAACAACCAACGCCGTCAATCCGAACGGCAACAGCGACGAATTGTTCGACCAAGCTGTCGCTTTTGTTTTAGATACGCGCAAAACCTCGATTTCATCGCTGCAACGCCATTTAAGAGTCGGCTATAACCGCGCCGCCAACTTGATGGAAGCGTTGGAACAAGCCGGCGTAGTTTCTCCTGCCGATGTCGGCGGAAGCCGGAAAATTCTGGCTCAAAAAGACAATCTCTAA
- the hemH gene encoding ferrochelatase — MSPFQPEPVFQTGHTNKTAVLLINLGSPEAPTAEAVRPYLKEFLSDQRVVELPKWLWQPILRGFILPFRPKQSAHGYEKIWFEDGSPLTTYTQRQAGKLSEKLPDIEVAYAMTYGKPSIADTLNKLKIKGVNQVLVIPLYPQYAASSSAAALDKVFQALQQQRNQISVRTVSRFYDDPGYIEAMRQHISAYWAEHGRSKKLMLSFHGVPQACCDKGDPYQKECLTTGRLLAEALGLSEYEYTVAFQSQFGKAKWIGPSTQTLLDKLPMQGETELDIFCPGFVSDCLETMEEIAIAGREQFYAAGGTRFQYIPCLNDNEEWIHALSGLAQKNLQGW; from the coding sequence ATGTCTCCATTCCAACCCGAACCCGTGTTTCAAACGGGCCATACCAATAAAACCGCTGTCTTACTAATTAACTTAGGTTCACCTGAAGCACCCACAGCAGAAGCCGTCCGCCCCTATCTGAAAGAATTTCTCTCCGACCAACGCGTGGTCGAACTGCCGAAATGGCTGTGGCAACCGATATTGCGCGGCTTTATCCTACCTTTCCGCCCCAAACAAAGTGCGCACGGATACGAAAAAATCTGGTTTGAAGACGGTTCGCCGCTCACGACCTACACCCAGCGCCAAGCAGGAAAGTTATCGGAAAAACTGCCCGATATCGAAGTAGCCTACGCCATGACTTACGGCAAACCCTCAATCGCCGATACTTTGAACAAACTCAAAATCAAAGGCGTAAACCAAGTTTTGGTTATTCCTCTTTATCCGCAATATGCTGCCTCCAGCAGTGCGGCGGCTTTGGATAAAGTTTTCCAAGCACTGCAACAGCAGCGCAACCAAATCAGCGTGCGCACCGTTTCCCGCTTTTACGACGATCCCGGCTATATCGAAGCCATGCGCCAACACATTTCCGCTTATTGGGCGGAACACGGCCGCAGTAAAAAACTGATGCTCAGTTTTCACGGCGTGCCCCAAGCCTGTTGCGACAAAGGCGACCCCTATCAAAAAGAATGCCTCACAACCGGACGCCTGCTTGCCGAAGCATTAGGATTGTCCGAATACGAATATACCGTTGCCTTTCAAAGCCAATTCGGCAAGGCCAAATGGATCGGCCCCAGCACGCAAACCCTGCTCGACAAGCTGCCTATGCAGGGCGAAACCGAGTTGGATATTTTCTGCCCCGGCTTTGTCAGCGACTGCTTGGAAACCATGGAAGAAATCGCCATCGCAGGCCGCGAGCAATTCTATGCGGCAGGCGGAACACGCTTCCAATACATCCCCTGCTTAAACGACAACGAAGAATGGATACACGCCTTATCCGGATTGGCACAAAAAAACCTGCAAGGCTGGTAA
- a CDS encoding OsmC family protein, with product MQITSKWLDGSCFVGTTETGHSVIMEGMPADSNPKRGPSPMELLLLGVAGCSSIDIVMIAEKQRQNIKDCQATVTAKRADDTPRVFTEIHIHFKVIGHDLKESAIEKAVQMSAEKYCSASIMLGKAAKVSHSFEVVEA from the coding sequence ATGCAGATAACTTCAAAATGGCTGGACGGCTCATGCTTCGTCGGCACCACCGAAACCGGACACAGCGTCATCATGGAAGGCATGCCGGCCGACAGCAACCCCAAACGCGGTCCCAGCCCGATGGAACTCCTGCTGCTGGGCGTTGCCGGCTGCTCCAGCATTGATATCGTGATGATTGCCGAAAAACAACGTCAAAACATCAAAGACTGCCAAGCAACCGTTACCGCCAAGCGTGCCGACGATACTCCGCGCGTTTTCACCGAAATCCACATCCATTTCAAAGTCATCGGCCACGACTTGAAAGAAAGCGCCATCGAGAAAGCCGTACAAATGTCGGCGGAAAAATACTGCTCCGCCTCCATCATGCTGGGCAAAGCAGCCAAGGTCAGCCACAGCTTTGAAGTTGTCGAAGCATAA
- the rraA gene encoding ribonuclease E activity regulator RraA, with translation MDKNNFATADLIDIAPDTPSCETQFRSFGKRSCFSGKIRTVKCERDNGLVKQLMNTPSDGEVVVIDGSGSLYSALMGDMIAAAGAQNGWAGAVIYGAIRDNEAMNGMDFGVKALGTNPRKSAKDGAGSVDIPVSFGGVTFTPGHYLYSDSDGILVSEQPLINE, from the coding sequence ATGGATAAAAACAACTTCGCAACCGCCGATCTGATCGACATCGCACCCGACACGCCTTCCTGCGAAACCCAATTCCGCAGCTTCGGCAAACGCAGCTGCTTCAGCGGCAAAATCCGCACCGTCAAATGCGAGCGCGACAACGGCTTGGTTAAGCAGCTGATGAACACCCCATCCGACGGCGAAGTCGTGGTTATCGACGGCTCAGGCTCGCTGTACAGCGCACTGATGGGCGACATGATTGCCGCAGCAGGTGCCCAAAACGGCTGGGCAGGCGCCGTCATTTACGGAGCCATCCGCGATAACGAAGCCATGAACGGCATGGACTTCGGCGTAAAAGCACTCGGCACCAATCCGCGCAAAAGCGCCAAAGACGGTGCAGGCTCGGTCGACATTCCCGTCAGCTTCGGCGGTGTCACCTTTACCCCCGGACACTATCTATACAGCGATTCAGACGGCATTCTGGTATCGGAACAGCCGCTGATTAACGAATAA
- the rfaD gene encoding ADP-glyceromanno-heptose 6-epimerase: MTIIVTGAAGFVGSNIVKALNTRGITDIVAVDNLSRGEKFKNLAECEIAHYLDKHEFIRQVREHILPFDDIDAVFHQGACSDTMNHDGLYMMENNYQYSLDLLDWCQDERIPFLYASSAAVYGKGEVFREERELEKPLNVYGYSKFLFDQVVRRRMEKKLTAQVVGFRYFNVYGQQEQHKGRMASVAFHHFNQYRENGYVNLFGANDGYGNGEQTRDFVSVEDVAKVNLFFLDHPDKSGIFNLGTGRSQQFNELAAATVNACREAEGKHPMTLKELVDEELIRYVPFPDALKGKYQSFTEADITKLREAGYQEEFFDVKEGVGRYVHWMLNNL, encoded by the coding sequence ATGACCATCATCGTAACCGGTGCCGCCGGCTTTGTCGGCAGCAATATCGTCAAAGCCCTCAACACACGCGGCATAACCGACATCGTAGCCGTCGACAATTTATCGCGCGGCGAAAAATTCAAAAACTTGGCCGAATGCGAAATCGCCCATTATCTCGACAAACACGAATTTATCCGCCAAGTCCGTGAACACATTCTGCCGTTTGACGACATCGACGCCGTATTCCATCAAGGCGCATGTTCCGACACCATGAACCACGACGGCTTATACATGATGGAAAACAACTACCAATACAGTCTCGACCTGCTGGACTGGTGTCAAGACGAACGCATCCCTTTCCTTTACGCCTCCAGCGCCGCCGTTTACGGCAAAGGTGAAGTGTTCCGCGAAGAACGCGAACTGGAAAAACCGCTCAATGTTTACGGCTATTCCAAATTCCTGTTCGACCAAGTCGTACGCCGCCGCATGGAAAAAAAATTAACCGCCCAAGTGGTCGGCTTCCGCTATTTCAACGTATACGGCCAACAAGAGCAGCATAAAGGCCGCATGGCATCCGTCGCCTTCCACCACTTCAACCAATACCGCGAAAACGGCTACGTCAACCTGTTCGGCGCCAACGACGGCTATGGCAACGGCGAACAAACCCGCGATTTCGTCAGCGTGGAAGACGTCGCCAAAGTCAACCTGTTCTTCCTTGACCATCCCGACAAATCCGGCATTTTCAACTTAGGTACGGGCCGCAGCCAACAGTTCAACGAATTGGCCGCCGCCACCGTCAACGCCTGCCGCGAAGCCGAAGGCAAACACCCGATGACCTTAAAAGAATTGGTTGATGAAGAACTGATCCGCTACGTCCCCTTCCCCGACGCACTCAAAGGCAAATACCAAAGCTTTACCGAAGCCGACATCACCAAACTGCGCGAAGCAGGCTATCAGGAAGAATTTTTCGACGTCAAAGAAGGCGTCGGCCGCTATGTACATTGGATGCTGAACAATTTATGA
- a CDS encoding GntR family transcriptional regulator, protein MQNENKNIQAPATSSLILEERHDSELFRVYAAILDGITDHILLPGKKLTESDLCRQMVCSRNTVRSALSLLAHDKIVDLQPNRGAFVHVPDLQEIRDILSTRMAMEEMIIGLLSELPDLEQRLQPIYTILDHEDTALAGGDQVGVNRISNAFHVELARLVGNNVLTEIMNTLCARTSLVIAVLDNKPARRAGTYNEHREILDLLVEGKRNRAGKMLRKHLNETLVRLEKKFETQ, encoded by the coding sequence ATTCAAAACGAAAACAAAAATATTCAAGCGCCTGCAACTTCCTCGCTGATTTTGGAAGAAAGACACGATTCCGAGCTGTTTCGTGTTTATGCCGCCATTCTGGACGGCATTACCGACCACATTTTACTACCGGGGAAAAAACTGACCGAATCCGACCTGTGCCGCCAAATGGTTTGCTCGCGCAACACCGTACGCAGTGCCCTCTCCCTGCTCGCCCACGATAAAATCGTCGACCTGCAACCCAACCGCGGTGCATTCGTACACGTTCCCGACCTGCAGGAAATACGCGACATTCTCAGCACGCGCATGGCAATGGAAGAAATGATTATCGGATTGCTCAGCGAGTTGCCCGATTTAGAACAGCGCCTGCAACCGATCTACACCATACTCGACCATGAAGACACCGCTTTGGCAGGCGGCGACCAAGTCGGCGTCAACCGCATTTCCAACGCTTTCCATGTAGAACTGGCACGCCTGGTCGGCAACAACGTCCTGACCGAAATCATGAATACCCTATGCGCCAGAACTTCATTGGTTATCGCCGTTTTAGACAACAAACCCGCACGCCGAGCCGGAACTTACAACGAACACCGCGAAATTCTGGATTTGCTGGTTGAAGGCAAACGCAATCGCGCCGGCAAAATGCTGCGCAAACATTTGAACGAAACTTTAGTACGCTTGGAAAAAAAATTCGAAACACAATAA